In the genome of Thunnus maccoyii chromosome 15, fThuMac1.1, whole genome shotgun sequence, one region contains:
- the LOC121912708 gene encoding c-Myc-binding protein-like, whose product MAHYRASESKREQFRRYLEKSGVLDTITSVLVALYEETDKPNNALDFIKLHLGAAGPEPADAEALRMELSDLQQKCNLLMEENKELRNRLMQYEPSPEEGAAE is encoded by the exons ATGGCCCATTACAGA gCCTCGGAATCGAAGCGAGAGCAATTTAGAAGGTATCTTGAAAAGTCTGGAGTCCTTGACACCATAACAAGCG TTTTAGTGGCACTTTATGAAGAGACTGATAAGCCGAATAACGCACTGGA TTTCATAAAGCTTCACCTCGGAGCGGCCGGTCCGGAGCCAGCGGACGCCGAGGCTCTTCGCATGGAGCTGTCTGATCTACAACAGAAGTGCAACCTGCTCATGGAGGAGAACAAAGAGCTGAGAAACAGG CTGATGCAGTATGAACCATCGCCTGAGGAGGGAGCAGCAGAGTAG
- the LOC121912702 gene encoding serine/arginine-rich splicing factor 10-like isoform X1 produces the protein MKRKRERRQSLDMATKNGEKGKRGLKRKKASRKSKSLWESIKECKDQDEVQSQAWASIFEDVRDAEDALHSLDRKWVCGRQIEIQFAQGDRKTPNQMKSKERRSPGRSSRYDDYDRDSRRRRSRSRSYDRYRSRSPSYDRRRRRSESPRESRGRVCGRGRSRSREDDRYRQRPRRESRGRSRSRSRSASPRENVNPASTSHYTEEEVRRTRSPSRSRSRSVSRSRSRSRSRSRSWAGRKSGGR, from the exons atgaagaggaaaagggaaCGGAGACAAAGCTTGGATATGGCGACAAAGAAtggggaaaaaggaaaaagaggtttaaagaggaaaaaggcaAGCAGGAAATCCAAGTCTCTCTGGGAGTCAATTAAAGAGTGTAAAGATCAAGATGAAGTTCAAAGTCAAGCATGGGCAAG CATATTTGAAGACGTGCGCGATGCAGAAGATGCTCTTCACAGCCTGGACAGGAAGTGGGTGTGCGGCCGGCAAATTGAAATCCAGTTTGCCCAGGGCGATAGAAAga cACCAAATCAGATGAAATCAAAAGAAAGGCGATCACCAGGCAGATCCTCTCGATACGATGACTACGATCGAGACAGCCGGCGCAGACGTTCACGCAGCCGCAGCTACGACAGATACAGATCACGCAGCCCCTCTTACGATCGCCGTCGCAGACGATCTGAGAGTCCTCGAGA GTCTCGTGGACGAGTgtgtggaagaggaagaagcagaagcCGCGAGGATGATCG ATACAGGCAGAGGCCTCGGAGAGAGTCCAGAGGGAGATCTCGATCGCGCTCCAGATCCGCATCTCCACGAGAGAACGTCAACCCGGCATCGACCTCTCATTACACCGAGGAAGAAGTGCGACGGACGCGCTCCCCATCCCGCTCCAGGTCCCGGTCCGTATCAAGGTCGCGCTCTCGCTCACGTTCTCGGTCCCGATCCTGGGCGGGACGCAAGTCAGGAGGACGCTAG
- the LOC121912702 gene encoding serine/arginine-rich splicing factor 10-like isoform X2, with protein MARYMRPPNTSLFVRNISDESRPEDLRREFGRYGPVVDVYIPLDFYTRQPRGFAYIQFEDVRDAEDALHSLDRKWVCGRQIEIQFAQGDRKTPNQMKSKERRSPGRSSRYDDYDRDSRRRRSRSRSYDRYRSRSPSYDRRRRRSESPRESRGRVCGRGRSRSREDDRYRQRPRRESRGRSRSRSRSASPRENVNPASTSHYTEEEVRRTRSPSRSRSRSVSRSRSRSRSRSRSWAGRKSGGR; from the exons GCCTGAGGATTTGCGGCGTGAGTTTGGCCGCTATGGGCCGGTAGTAGATGTCTACATCCCACTTGACTTCTATACACGTCAACCAAGAGGATTTGCATACATTCA ATTTGAAGACGTGCGCGATGCAGAAGATGCTCTTCACAGCCTGGACAGGAAGTGGGTGTGCGGCCGGCAAATTGAAATCCAGTTTGCCCAGGGCGATAGAAAga cACCAAATCAGATGAAATCAAAAGAAAGGCGATCACCAGGCAGATCCTCTCGATACGATGACTACGATCGAGACAGCCGGCGCAGACGTTCACGCAGCCGCAGCTACGACAGATACAGATCACGCAGCCCCTCTTACGATCGCCGTCGCAGACGATCTGAGAGTCCTCGAGA GTCTCGTGGACGAGTgtgtggaagaggaagaagcagaagcCGCGAGGATGATCG ATACAGGCAGAGGCCTCGGAGAGAGTCCAGAGGGAGATCTCGATCGCGCTCCAGATCCGCATCTCCACGAGAGAACGTCAACCCGGCATCGACCTCTCATTACACCGAGGAAGAAGTGCGACGGACGCGCTCCCCATCCCGCTCCAGGTCCCGGTCCGTATCAAGGTCGCGCTCTCGCTCACGTTCTCGGTCCCGATCCTGGGCGGGACGCAAGTCAGGAGGACGCTAG
- the LOC121912702 gene encoding serine/arginine-rich splicing factor 10-like isoform X3 has product MKRKRERRQSLDMATKNGEKGKRGLKRKKASRKSKSLWESIKECKDQDEVQSQAWASIFEDVRDAEDALHSLDRKWVCGRQIEIQFAQGDRKTPNQMKSKERRSPGRSSRYDDYDRDSRRRRSRSRSYDRYRSRSPSYDRRRRRSESPRESRGRVCGRGRSRSREDDRQRPRRESRGRSRSRSRSASPRENVNPASTSHYTEEEVRRTRSPSRSRSRSVSRSRSRSRSRSRSWAGRKSGGR; this is encoded by the exons atgaagaggaaaagggaaCGGAGACAAAGCTTGGATATGGCGACAAAGAAtggggaaaaaggaaaaagaggtttaaagaggaaaaaggcaAGCAGGAAATCCAAGTCTCTCTGGGAGTCAATTAAAGAGTGTAAAGATCAAGATGAAGTTCAAAGTCAAGCATGGGCAAG CATATTTGAAGACGTGCGCGATGCAGAAGATGCTCTTCACAGCCTGGACAGGAAGTGGGTGTGCGGCCGGCAAATTGAAATCCAGTTTGCCCAGGGCGATAGAAAga cACCAAATCAGATGAAATCAAAAGAAAGGCGATCACCAGGCAGATCCTCTCGATACGATGACTACGATCGAGACAGCCGGCGCAGACGTTCACGCAGCCGCAGCTACGACAGATACAGATCACGCAGCCCCTCTTACGATCGCCGTCGCAGACGATCTGAGAGTCCTCGAGA GTCTCGTGGACGAGTgtgtggaagaggaagaagcagaagcCGCGAGGATGATCG GCAGAGGCCTCGGAGAGAGTCCAGAGGGAGATCTCGATCGCGCTCCAGATCCGCATCTCCACGAGAGAACGTCAACCCGGCATCGACCTCTCATTACACCGAGGAAGAAGTGCGACGGACGCGCTCCCCATCCCGCTCCAGGTCCCGGTCCGTATCAAGGTCGCGCTCTCGCTCACGTTCTCGGTCCCGATCCTGGGCGGGACGCAAGTCAGGAGGACGCTAG
- the LOC121912690 gene encoding gap junction alpha-9 protein-like, protein MGDWNFLGGILEEVHIHSTIVGKIWLTILFIFRMLVLGVAAEDVWNDEQSDFVCNTEQPGCRNVCYDQAFPISLIRYWVLQVIFVSSPSLVYMGHAIYQLRMLEKERHCKKVALRRELEAVDAELVEVRRRIEKEVRQLEQGKLNKAPLRGSLLCTYVAHIVTRSVVEVSFMTGQFVLYGHRLSPLYKCEREPCPNVVDCFVSRPTEKTVFMMFMQAIASISLFLSLLEIMHLSYKKLKKGILDYYPHLKDDLDDYYVNKSKKNSVVHQVCMGTSVPRKSTIPTAPSGYTLLLEKQGNGPNYPLLNASSAFVPIQGDPGAKPESHKDIKEGMPSPTEQNSNSNNTSSETRSPPSDKQDEPEEPASPHHEDLVCARSEYPTLPVADTPSCTTLSGIVRKSRRVSPPWNCSTVVEGNGSDSGDSYQGNNSMKLRSSCIGPRTRMLSKSDIKRPSRSQSPDSVGELSSVSRHSRESNSPTASSPNRRVSAASSGSSRRAPTDLQI, encoded by the coding sequence atgggAGACTGGAACTTCCTTGGTGGGATCTTGGAGGAGGTGCATATCCACTCCACCATAGTCGGTAAGATCTGGCTGACCATCCTGTTCATATTCCGGATGTTGGTGCTGGGTGTCGCTGCGGAGGACGTGTGGAACGACGAGCAGTCGGACTTCGTCTGCAACACCGAGCAGCCCGGTTGCCGCAACGTCTGCTATGACCAAGCCTTCCCCATCTCCCTCATCCGCTACTGGGTGCTCCAGGTGATTTTTGTGTCCTCGCCCTCCCTGGTCTACATGGGTCACGCCATCTACCAGCTGCGAATGCTGGAGAAGGAGCGCCACTGCAAGAAGGTGGCTCTTCGTCGGGAACTGGAGGCTGTGGACGCCGAGCTGGTGGAGGTGCGGAGGAGGATCGAGAAGGAGGTCAGGCAGCTGGAGCAGGGGAAGCTCAACAAGGCGCCACTGAGGGGTTCTCTGTTGTGTACTTATGTGGCCCACATTGTTACTCGCTCAGTGGTCGAGGTCAGCTTCATGACGGGCCAGTTCGTCCTCTACGGCCACCGCCTGAGCCCTCTTTACAAGTGTGAACGGGAGCCGTGCCCAAATGTTGTGGACTGCTTTGTCTCCAGGCCCACagagaaaactgttttcatgaTGTTCATGCAGGCGATTGCCTCCATCTCCCTGTTTCTCAGCCTTCTCGAGATCATGCACCTGAGTTACAAGAAGCTTAAGAAGGGCATCCTGGACTACTACCCACATCTCAAAGATGACCTTGATGATTATTACGTCAACAAGTCGAAGAAGAACTCAGTTGTGCATCAGGTCTGCATGGGCACATCTGTGCCTCGCAAGAGTACTATTCCCACAGCACCGAGTGGATACACATTACTGTTGGAGAAGCAGGGCAATGGACCCAATTACCCTCTTCTCAATGCTTCCTCCGCCTTCGTCCCAATACAAGGAGACCCTGGTGCAAAGCCAGAAAGCCACAAGGACATCAAGGAGGGCATGCCGAGCCCCACAGAGCAAAACAGCAACTCCAACAACACGAGCAGCGAGACCCGATCTCCTCCTTCTGACAAACAGGACGAGCCAGAGGAACCGGCGTCGCCCCATCATGAGGACCTGGTGTGTGCAAGGTCCGAGTATCCCACCCTCCCTGTAGCAGACACCCCGTCCTGCACTACGCTGTCCGGCATTGTGAGGAAGTCACGGAGGGTCAGTCCACCGTGGAACTGCTCCACAGTGGTCGAAGGGAACGGATCAGACAGTGGAGATTCCTACCAAGGGAACAACAGCATGAAGTTACGTAGCAGCTGCATCGGCCCCAGAACGAGAATGCTCTCCAAATCAGACATTAAGAGACCGAGCAGGTCCCAGAGCCCGGACTCTGTGGGGGAGCTGAGCTCTGTATCTCGACATAGCCGTGAGAGTAACAGCCCCACGGCCTCCTCTCCAAACCGCCGAGTGTCAGCGGCGAGCAGTGGCAGCAGTAGACGAGCTCCAACCGATCTGCAGATATAA